The window GGGCTCATCGTACTGACGCCTCACAGTTCCTGGCGTACGGAGCGAAGAAGTTCCCGGGTCAGCTCGGGGGTGAGGCTGTCGGCCGCCAGACCGTCCGCCGCGCCGGAGTACTCGGCCACCTCGGCGGGCTTGTCCAGGTAGAGCGCGGTGGTGAACTGCTCCAGGTAGACGACGTCCGCGAGCTCCGGTTCGGCGAAGCTCAGTACCGAGAAGGCGCCGCCCTCGGCGCGCAGCCCGCCGAAGCGCAGCGGCATCACCTGGAGGACGACGTTGGGCAGTTCGGTCAGCTCCAGCAGCCGGTCGATCTGCGCCCGCATCAGCTCGGGCCCGCCCCAGGGGCGGCGCAGTGCGGCCTCGTCCAGGACGGCGAGCAGTCGCGGCGCCCGGTCGGCGGTGAGCACCCGCTGGCGTTTCAGCCGGACCTCGACCCGCCGCTCGACCTCGTCGGCCTCGGTGACGTGGCCGCCGTGGGTGATCACCGCCCGCGCGTAGTCGGCGGTCTGCAGCAGCCCGTGGACGAACTGCACCTCGTAGCTGCGGATCTCGGTGGCGGCCTCCTCCAGGCCGAGGTAGGTCTGGAACCAGCCCGGCAGCACGTCGCCGTAACCGTGCCACCAGGACGTCGCGTTGGCGTCGCGGACCAGCCCGAGCACCGAGGCCCGCTCCTGCTCGGCCTCGACCCCGTACAGCGTGAGCAGGTCGGCGACGTCGCGCTCCTTGAAGCCGACCCGGCCGAGTTCCATCCGGCTGATCTTCGACTCGGAGGCGCGGATCGAGTACCCGGCCTCCTCCCGGCTGACGCCTCTGGCCTCCCGCAGCCTTCGCAGTTGGGACCCCAGTAGCAGGCGCCGTACCGTGGCACCTCCGCCTGCCTGAGTCATGCTCATCGCGTCACCCTCCGCACGTCGCGCAGCCCCCCGGCCGTCGGCCGCAGTCTGCCATCTGACACGGACAAACAACAGTCCGTCAGCGATCGCGTTCCAGGCGTAGCAGCCCGGGTACCGCGGCCAGGCTCAGGACCAGCAGGAACAGCCACGGCCAGGCGGCGCCGCGCCCCAGCAGCAGGGTGAGCAGGGCGGGAGCGACGGCCTGGCCGATGTTCCAGGACAGTTGGTAGACCGCCAGGTAGCGGCCGCGCAGCCCGGGGTCGGCGAGCGAGACGCTGAGCTCCTCCCGGAAGGGGGTGGCCATGGTCTCGGCGAGGTTGTAGAGGAACATCGCGGCGTGGAGCGCGGCGAGGACGGCCCAGCCGGGGGCGGCGGCCACCAGGGCGAAGGCGCCGAAGGCGAGGGCGTTGAGGAGCGAGGCGGCGGCGAGCACCCTGGTCGGCCGGAACCGCTCCAGCCGCCCGGCCACCAGGTTGCCGGTGAGGACGACCTGGAGGCCGTTGAGCACCAGCAGCGAACCGGCCACCCAGGCCTCGCGGTGCAGGCCCTCGGTGAGGTAGACGGCGAGCAGCATGCTCAGGATCATCGAGCCGAAGACGAAGGTGAGGTTGACGGCGACCAGCAGCAGGTACCGGCGGTCGCGCAGCACCGCGCGGTAGCCGCCCGCCTCCTCGGCCGGGGCCGCCACCTCCGCCGGCGCGACCGCCGGGGCCGGCCGCCAGGTGGCCAGCAGGACGGTCGCGACGACGTAGCTGACGCCGTTGAGCGCCACCAGCAGCCGCAGGCTCCCGGTGCCGCCGCCGGCCACCAGGAGGGCGCCCAGCGCCCCGCCGAGGGGGAGACCTCCGGCGCCACCGTGCCCGACGGCCTGGCCCGGGTGATCGGGCGAACCAGGGCCCGGCTGCTCGCCGAACTCGACGCACCCGCCTCGACCACCGAACTCGCCGCCCGGACCGGCCTGTCGGCCGCCAACGTGTCGCACCACCTCACGGCCCTGCGCGGAGCGGGCCTGGCCGCCCGCCACCGCGCCGGCCGCACCGTCCTCTACCTGCGCACCGAGGCCGCGGAACTGCTGCTGCGCGGCTGAGCCCCGAGAACCGCCGCCGCGCGGCTGAGGCACGAAGACCGCCGCGCGGCCGGGGCCCGGAACCGCCGCGGCCCCCGGCCCGTCCAAGCGCCATGCGCCGACGCCGCCCGAGCTCCGCCGCCCTGCTGCTCACCGTGCTGGCCCTCACGGCCCTGGTGTTCGCCGTCCTGACGGTCACCGCCGAGGGGAACGACCGGGGGCTGCCGCCCCGGCCCGGCGATCCGGGCCTCCCCCGCCCCACCGTCACGATCGCCCCGGCGACGCCCCGGGTCTGAACCGCCACCGCGGCGGGCGCACGAAAGCGGCACCTGCCCTCAACTTGGTCGG of the Kitasatospora sp. NBC_01246 genome contains:
- a CDS encoding helix-turn-helix domain-containing protein; translated protein: MSMTQAGGGATVRRLLLGSQLRRLREARGVSREEAGYSIRASESKISRMELGRVGFKERDVADLLTLYGVEAEQERASVLGLVRDANATSWWHGYGDVLPGWFQTYLGLEEAATEIRSYEVQFVHGLLQTADYARAVITHGGHVTEADEVERRVEVRLKRQRVLTADRAPRLLAVLDEAALRRPWGGPELMRAQIDRLLELTELPNVVLQVMPLRFGGLRAEGGAFSVLSFAEPELADVVYLEQFTTALYLDKPAEVAEYSGAADGLAADSLTPELTRELLRSVRQEL
- a CDS encoding MFS transporter gives rise to the protein MAGGGTGSLRLLVALNGVSYVVATVLLATWRPAPAVAPAEVAAPAEEAGGYRAVLRDRRYLLLVAVNLTFVFGSMILSMLLAVYLTEGLHREAWVAGSLLVLNGLQVVLTGNLVAGRLERFRPTRVLAAASLLNALAFGAFALVAAAPGWAVLAALHAAMFLYNLAETMATPFREELSVSLADPGLRGRYLAVYQLSWNIGQAVAPALLTLLLGRGAAWPWLFLLVLSLAAVPGLLRLERDR
- a CDS encoding ArsR/SmtB family transcription factor, yielding MPDGLARVIGRTRARLLAELDAPASTTELAARTGLSAANVSHHLTALRGAGLAARHRAGRTVLYLRTEAAELLLRG